The [Clostridium] celerecrescens 18A genomic sequence CCAGGCCTGAAGGAATTTTCCCTTCTCCCGGTAACGTTCCGCCAAATGGTCCGCTGCCAATAGAGCCGCCTTTTTTGCATGCTCATTACCGGTCAGCTTATAGGCTGCCACGCAGGATAAGCTGAATAAAAATCCCATATCATGATGGTTTACATCAATTTTATTCTCAATTCTGTCAAGAAAGCTTTCTACCTGTACTTCTGCCGCTTTCCGGAACGCTTCATCGCCGGTATGCTCATAAGCCAGCCAGATCACTCCTGTCCAGAATCCTGTTGTCCATTCTACATTTTCTGTTGCTTCATAAAATTCGTCAAAACTGTTGGAAGACTGGAATTTATCCGTAAATACTGCTAGGTTTTCTTTGACGATCATTACCGCATCATCAAGAGCTTTTTGAACCATGCCCTCTTCCATTCCAGGATAGGTTTTTATTTGTTCCAATGTTTGTGCCATATGCCTCTCCTTTCCTCCTGTTGTCCATCTTTTTGGACATAAAGGTATACCTATAGGGTGTATCAGCTTAGCCTTTGATTCCGCTGGCTGCGACGCCCTCAACAAAGAACTTCTGGCAGCTTAAGAATACAATGATGACCGGGATCAAAGAGCATACAGAGGCTGCCATGATCCATGCATAATCCGCTCCGAACTGGGATATAAACATCCGGATACCAAGCTGAATGGTCTTTAATTCTTTTGTCTTTAAATAGATCAATGGTCCCATAAAATCATTCCATACATTCGTAAAGGTAAAAATGGTCAGGGTTGCCATTGCCGGCTTACCAAGAGGAAATACGATTTTAGCAAATATACCGTACTCGTTTAATCCATCAATCCTGGCTGCTTCACATAATTCGTCAGGAATGCTGATATAAAACTGCCGGATTAAAAATACGCCGAATGCGGAAAAGGCCTGCATCAGGATTAATCCTAAGTGAGTATTGTTAAGCCCAAGCTTGGAAACCAGAATAAACTGGGGAACCATGTAAACCTGCCATGGAACGGCTATGGTCGTAACATACATAAGGAATATTAAATCTCTGCCTTTAAAACGTGTCTTCGTAAAACCGTAAGCAGCAAAGCAGCTGGTGAACAGCTGGATTACGGTCGTAATGACCGTCAGCTTGGCGGTATTGAAAAAGAAGGTCACAAGGGGCAGCTTCTTCCAGATGATTTTGTAGTTCTCCCAATGCATCGATTCCGGCCACCACGTCATAGGTATGGAAAATACGTCTTTATTAAGCTTTAAGGAAGAAATCACCATCCAATAAAAGGGCACCAGCATAAAAAGGGATAAAGCAATCAATCCCAGATACAGAAAAATGTTCAAACTCTTAGTTTTTGTTTTCATCGCTTTCCCTCCTTACATCAAATCTTTAGACCACTTCTTTTCACCAGCAAACTGAATCAGGGTGACAACAAGGACTACTGAGAACAGAACAAGTGCGCCAGCGCTTGCCGGTCCAAACTCCCAGCTTGTAAACGCCTTTTCATATATATAATTGACCAGAGTCTTAGTGGCATTACCAGGACCTCCGCCTGTCATTACGTATACGAGGTCAAATACCTTAAAGCATTGGATGGTCAGCATGATCAATAC encodes the following:
- a CDS encoding carbohydrate ABC transporter permease, producing MKTKTKSLNIFLYLGLIALSLFMLVPFYWMVISSLKLNKDVFSIPMTWWPESMHWENYKIIWKKLPLVTFFFNTAKLTVITTVIQLFTSCFAAYGFTKTRFKGRDLIFLMYVTTIAVPWQVYMVPQFILVSKLGLNNTHLGLILMQAFSAFGVFLIRQFYISIPDELCEAARIDGLNEYGIFAKIVFPLGKPAMATLTIFTFTNVWNDFMGPLIYLKTKELKTIQLGIRMFISQFGADYAWIMAASVCSLIPVIIVFLSCQKFFVEGVAASGIKG